One Nonomuraea angiospora DNA segment encodes these proteins:
- the sufC gene encoding Fe-S cluster assembly ATPase SufC translates to MSTLEIRDLHVAVEDKEILRGVNLAVHSGQTHAIMGPNGSGKSTLAYAIAGHPKYTITGGQVLLDGVDLLELSVDERARAGLFLAMQYPVEVPGVSVSNFLRSAVTAVRGEAPKLREFAKDLKSGMDALSIDAAFAQRNLNEGFSGGEKKRHEILQLELLKPKIAVLDETDSGLDVDALRVVSEGINRFRATGETGVLLITHYTRILRYVKPDFVHVFAGGRIVEEGGPELAEKLEAEGYEQYTKASA, encoded by the coding sequence ATGTCCACCCTTGAGATTCGCGACCTCCACGTCGCCGTCGAGGACAAGGAAATCCTGCGCGGCGTCAACCTGGCCGTCCACTCGGGCCAGACCCACGCCATCATGGGCCCCAACGGCTCGGGCAAGTCGACGCTCGCCTACGCGATCGCCGGCCACCCCAAATACACGATCACCGGCGGCCAGGTGCTGCTCGACGGCGTGGACCTGCTGGAGCTGTCGGTCGACGAGCGGGCCCGCGCGGGCCTGTTCCTGGCCATGCAGTACCCGGTCGAGGTCCCCGGCGTGTCGGTCTCGAACTTCCTTCGCTCGGCCGTCACCGCGGTCCGCGGCGAGGCGCCGAAGCTGCGCGAGTTCGCCAAGGACCTCAAGAGCGGCATGGACGCGCTGTCCATCGACGCCGCCTTCGCCCAGCGCAACCTCAACGAGGGCTTCTCCGGCGGTGAGAAGAAGCGCCACGAGATCCTCCAGCTGGAGCTGCTCAAGCCGAAGATCGCGGTGCTCGACGAGACCGACTCCGGCCTCGACGTCGACGCGCTGCGCGTGGTGTCGGAGGGCATCAACCGCTTCCGCGCCACCGGTGAGACCGGCGTGCTGCTGATCACGCACTACACCCGCATCCTGCGCTACGTGAAGCCGGACTTCGTCCACGTCTTCGCGGGCGGGCGGATCGTCGAGGAGGGCGGGCCGGAGCTGGCCGAGAAGCTCGAGGCCGAGGGC